Within the Clarias gariepinus isolate MV-2021 ecotype Netherlands chromosome 27, CGAR_prim_01v2, whole genome shotgun sequence genome, the region AACTtacaagtactgtatgtaataagtTAAATAAGTTGGTAAACAATTTCATAAAATAGGTAagtgttgtaaaatatgaaagcTAGTAAGTAAGTACATCACTGTTTTTCTGTGACCTTCTGAGTCTGGGAATACTGACTCCACAGCTGAATTTCATCACAAATGTCTCCAAATTTGTTAGTTCTTACAGGAAGAGACTCTGTGCTTTTATTATTCCCAATCCCAGTATAACAAAATACTAATTGTATAGTGATACATAATTTTAAAACCAGTGTTTTGTAGAACAAAATCCACCacttaaaaaaactattacaactagaaaaagaaagcaaaatgtaaaaCTGAAGGTAAAAATATGCGATGGGGAACATTGTAGATCATTTTTGGGccttttcttattataagcaaAAGGGAATGTGAGCGATGCTATCAAAAgcatgatgatggtgatgataatgAGACAGATTAGATTTCAACGGTTATGGCCTACCGTCTAAATTAGTAGTCTCTATCAAATAACCAGGCAAATAAAAATCCTACAAGACAGAGTAAGTACGGTGTGTTGATGGGAAGGTCTGAATAGCTAATgttcttgctttattttttgccaGATGTGTTCCCATAAAAATATCAGACTTTAATGTTAGGGTTTAGATGGCAGAATACATTGGGgggaaaaagatttattttcatGCACAGCTAAAAGGGTGCAGCATTCTGTCAGAGCGTGCAGTCGGAAAATAGCAAATCAGAAAAGAAGCAGTGTGCTGCCATTATAAGGGTCATCAAGACAGCCATCATCATCAAGGACACCATTACAGGAAGGCATttatacatcatcatcatcatcatcatcatcatcatctctctgtgcctttatcatcatcatcatcatcatcatcaacccCTCATCATGATCAGCACAGCCATTAtagtcatcatcattatcattaggCTGGGTAATCATCCACCGAGGGTTTCTTGCAAGCCCAATATAAAGGCCGACTCAGGATCTCGTTCTCATTTCCTCCGTGTGTGGAGCGAGAGAGAACAAGAGAACGAGAAAGGGCCGTTTTCTAGCAGGCAGCATAGTTTGTGCTTTGGGTATCAATGTTTGTTTCTTATCGGAATACTGCAACATCTTTAACTGTGTGAGTATAAaacaagttgtttttttttggtaaaggaatatttttatgcaacatttatttatttatctgtaaatgtctaaaaaaagaACTTTAATTGAACGCAATTTCAAGGCTCAGTCTAAGTTCTCCTGTTTTGCTCTGGACCCATACAGCTAATATCAATCTGCCTAGTTTTCAACTGGGTGACGAAGAGAGCTCCTCCTTCAGCCACCTCAGCATGGAGAGTGACACCCACGACCTCCGCACTGCTGAGAACGATCAAGAGGGTGGGAGACCCCAGCCCGCATTCCCCCTCTATGTCTCCTGCAGGGGGTGCGGTCAGCTCCTCGATGAGGACGAGCATTTGTGTCTACGCTGCGCGAAACGGGATGGACCCAGCAGGAGCGTTCATGTAGGAACCCAGTCTGCGTTTAAAGGAGCCGAGGGAGAGGGATCAGGATCCGAGAATGGCCAGCAGAAGCTGAACGCTTGTCCGCTGTGTGGCTTCTCCTCGCGTTACACCAACCATGTCAAGAGGCACATGAAGACGCACAATGGCGAGAAGCCATACCGCTGCTCGCTGTGCTCCTACGCTTCCGCACAGTTAGTCAACCTGCAGCGCCACTTGCGCATCCACACAGGAGAAAAACCTTACAAGTGTGAGCACTGCACCTTTGCCTGCAGTTCCCTGGGCAACCTGAAGAGACACCAGCGCATGCACGCTGTCGCAAGTCCTGCTCAGAATGCACACCAGTCAATACACGTTGCTGTAAATCCAGGCCCAAATACACACCCGAGTATGCACACGGTCACAAATACTGCACAGAATACACAGCGGATGATGAGCGGCCTCAGCCTTCGAGGGCCTGTTGGATGCCCAAGCCTGAAAGAGGACGCTCCCCGTGCCTCGAGGGAAGGTAAGCTTTCATTTGTCTTTATTGGGAATTTTATCTAGGGGTATTGATGAGGAGATGGTAAAAGCAGGCTTGTTGCaagtgttaaattaaataaattggtgAAATAGgttatcaatttatttaaaacctaaTCACCCACTTTTTATATACTATGTATATGATGCCATATGATGACCTAAATAAACATAAGAATCATGAACCATTAAAAGAATTAAAGGGATTCTTCTGGGCAAATGACAGAAACcctgtttatatcttatattACACATGTTTATACCTTACTTGTATTGGAAAACTACACGCAGATGTTGAAGTcttaataaatattgaatattatcTAGCGACATTattttcatgcccttttatttCAACCTGCTGATTcatttttgtgtaaatttcagTGCTTCAAGCCTCAGAAATAAAAGGGAATTTGAGCATTAGCAACGACAGCGGCTTTCTCAAGGCTTTTTCGAGGCTTAAGTCAGAGCAGCAGTCGTGCACACGGGCACAGCCTGGTGTCCTACCTCCTCTGCTCTTCCCTTTCACATGCAGGCTTTGTGGCCTGGTCCTGGATGGTGAGGATGGGTCATCAGCACAAATCTGTGCCAAGTGCACGCTGGAAATGCTGACTAAAGATGCAGCAGGGAGCGCCAACGAGCGTGGACACAGAGGGGACCGAGTGTACACGTGTGCTGCCTGCCCCTTTCTCACACACTACCCCAACCACCTGGCCCGGCACATGAAGACGCACAGCGGCGAGAAGCCCTATAAGTGCCCACAGTGTCCGTACGCCTCTGCCCATTTCGACAACCTTAAGCGGCACCACCGTGTGCACACGGGCGAAAAGCCCTACAAGTGCCACCTGTGCGATTACGCCTGCGGTAATTTGGCAAACCTAAAGCGGCACCAGCGGGTCCACTCGGGCGCCAAACCCTTCCAGTGTACCGTGTGCAGCTATAGCTGCAACCAGAGCATGAACCTAAAGCGGCACATGCTGCGTCACACAGGTGAAAAGCCACACAAGTGCCATGCGTGCACGTACACCACAGGCCACTGGGACAATTACAAGCGGCACCAGAAGAAGCACGTAGCAGGAACCGAAGAGTGGGATAAAGTGCCGCTGCCTGCCAACGAGGATGAGGCAGagattgatgatgatgaggaagaaGAAGTGTGAGCCTTGCAATAGTTGGAACAATAGTAGTATGATgagtttatttaaaactgaGATAAAGTGTTACACTACCAGCAGAAGCttagttcttgttttttttttttttttctcctttgtgTCATTGTTTCTTGAATAGGTTCAAGCTGCTAATCGGACTTGTGCacacgattaaaaaaaaaaaaaaagaaagttagtTTTCATGATCTTTAGATGAATATTTCAAGACTCTGGATCAGAGTGCCCTTGTTGCTTCGGTGCCATGCAGACTTTTTCGTAATACTACCTAGATGAAATCCAGTTCCTTCTTTAGTCTATAGGTTACATGGATGTTCATTGACCTGCAGTGCCACAGAATCGTCTTTACTCAACGAACCCGCCGTGGTTCCTCCGAGGCCTTTGCTGCTCATATGGATGGATAGTTTTAAAACCTTCTACATCCCATTACAGTGCCAAAACTGAGTCCTAACCACTGCGGCTTCTGCAACTACAAACGTCATTTTATTTACTGGTGACAGTGTTGCTCCTTGGTTGTATGTCTTAACTGTGAAATTGTCTGATGTTTAAATAGTGCGTAGTAAGCATTAGATTGTCAtgatttatgtaaagcacttatttttgtatgtgtttgtttaaaagaatGTTTGGCATGCATTTGCCATAAGTGGCattaaaacttaaaagaaaAGGGACCATGAAtttcatatgcagtttataACCTTCAGGTTGCCAAGAAATGCTCGAGATGGATTCCTTTCGATGTGTGGTGCTTAAGTGCTCTCTTGTAATTATGCAGTCGTTTCATAATTGCCTTAAATATCCTGGAATAAAGTACTCTGTGGTGAGATTTGTGTATGATGCATGATAATGAGCAATGGCATGAAATGTATGAGGAGATTATAAACTcattgcaattttttaaaaacgagTTTTTGATAGATGTGTCATTTGAGTTTTACAGACCCAAGCCTGCATAACACAGCTACATCGTGGATCAGTGTACCTACGTTTTCTTCATGAACGTGGCTTCGGGGAAAATGTCAAGCTGCGTCGCGTTCATAGGGTTAAGTGCAGCTCAGGGCGGAACACGTTTATTCTTTAGGATTTCACTGGGATTCATAGCCAAACCTTTTTCCTACTCTAACTCCTTCAACACTGGAAgggctgttaattagctgattaagTGAAGAGGGTGTGTTACCACCACCAGGTACACTGAATGAAACATGAACAATCAAAGGGTTAATttgcaaaaacataaaaccattcTTCAAAAAAGATGACTGCCGTGTACAATTCTTTATACATGCCACATTTTTTATCCTAAAGCAGGTTTTTATCTTAAAACAACACACCAATTTGATTAATATTTACTGgagtccatttatttatttatttttacatttataatagagatgcacCGATTGACTGGGACTGGCTGGTTTTCAGCTTGATCAGCCATGACCGAACAGCCTTAGACATAACGGACTCTGTGCACAAGCTTCtgaaacagaaatgcatttttatgggGTTATATTATCAAAGATGGTGCAAGTTAAAAGCCTCTAATCTGCCTTTGTCTCCAAATCCTGTGAGCAAATAAGTCTTAAAACACCAATTTATTCTCGCAAAATGTGTTACAAGCTGAGACTAACTGCTCAAAATGTGCTCAAGGCACAGGTGGCACTTTGAACTATTCATACACActagcatcctgtgtggtaggagtgaattatttgccaagtttgtttagcaataataattatagtgaATGGCTGACACAAATGtagatttttagatttaaagttttgtattgtttaaatggtgcacaagtgaaaaaaactaatgttatagGGGAAAGGCTTTTGGGTGTTGgcaactttattattttaagggtttaaggttataaaattgtaaataaaaaataaataaaatttaatagcaAATCAGGCTATTTATAAAGTCAAGACACAATCacaatactgtattaataaaatCTGCAACTAGGTATCGTGACATTGTATCAGgcggtgactggtgattcccatccctagtttttgcaaatgaaaccttcaattatatacagtaccagtaaaCATGTGACAGGATTATGTGCACCCAAGGCTTTTTCATGCCTGTGAGAAGCAAAGGCCAGCCGTCCTCATCTAATCCCACGGAAAAGCCaatgtacagtggggcaaaaaagtatttagtcagccaccaattgtgcaagttctcccacttaaaaagatgagaggcctataatttttatcataggtatacctcaactatgggagaaaaaaaatccagaaaatcacattgtaggattttttttaaataagtatttggtcacctacaaacaagcaagaattCTGGCTGTCATAGacttgtaacttcttctttaagaggcttctctgtcctccactcgttacctctattaatggcatctgtttgaactagttatcagtataaaagacacctgtccacaacctcagtCACACTTCAAACTCCACTATGACCAAGACCAAATAGCTATCataggacaccagaaacaaaaggctgaagactgaatctgcaataggtaagcagcttggtgtaaagaaattaactgtgggagcaattattagaaaatggaagacatacaagaccactgagaatctccctcgatctagggctccatgcaagatctcaccaTGTGGGgttaaaatgatcacaagaactgcaagcaaaaatcccagaaccacacggggggacctagtaaatgacctgcagagagctgggaccaaagtaacaaagactaccatcagtaacacactgcaccgcccgggactcaaatcctgcagtgtcagacgtgtccccctgcttaagcaagttttcttattttgtctctcatagttgaggtatacccatgatgaaaatgacaggcctctctcatctttttaagtgggagaacttgcacaattggtggctgactaaatactttttttgtcccactgtagcacaaattgctgaaaagtgTTAAAGCTGGCTATGATGAGAAATGTATCAGAACACCAGTGTATCATATTAAGGAGCCAAAGAGTTCAAGGATGTTGATCCGTCCTCAAACTACCCAGACCTCAATATGATAGATAAACAAGTGTGGTTCAAGGAGGTTAGAACTGTTTTGCTGGTATAAAGGGAAACCAGAACCATATGTGCTTTTAATGTTATAATGTTACTAATTGCCAGTCACATCATAGAAATTATATTAACTATGTAAACATTCAAATGCGAAGAAAAGACACCACAACAGGGAAATGCAGAGATTTGGCACCTACATTTATTGAAATCCATGacattgcttttatttatttatttttaaagaactgCTAGGCTCTGTGTGACATTATGAATATATACCATAACCCCTTGTAGATATGCTGGTGAACATAATGAAGTTGACACTCACATATAATCAGAAAACACATTCAATCTTTACAGTTGATCAAGATGAGAATGAGTTCCTtgatagtaataataatcatcattaaGTCCCAGACGAAATCTCAATTATCTTCAACAACAAACCTCGGATCGGTTTTGTTCCTGCTGTACTGAGTAAACACAACTCGCACTGATGTCTTTGCAGTTGCTCAATTGGAAAGTTGTCATGCAGAGACTTTATGAAAATCCACCAGCGTGAAATATGAAAtgcagcttttttccccctcccacCTGGTCCTCTGAGATGATTGCTACGATGTATTTTATAAAGCACAAAATAGTCTATGGTTCTTAAAATATGGAATatgtaataagtaaaaaatacaaTTGGAATTCTGATGTGGAATTTGTAAACACTGTTCTTTTAAATTCTACTCTCAATTTTCTACTGTAAACAGCAgtatgttctgtttttttatttcattatttttttttaacgcagCTTAGATATAGTTGATCTACTGCATTTGATTACAACATACTAATGAGAATACATATATTAGTAAAACGAATACTTCAGaatactttttatttgcatgtacatttataaaagtgactaccttgatttttttttatgtttcttttgtgCAAAATGCTTTAGTAAACTAGAATTTTGGCATTTATGAGAAACCTTGAACAAAATATTGGTTGGAAagccaagataaaaaaaataataataataatacaaaaaaaaaaaaaacttcaacacCATGCACATATGGTTCAGAATGTTTTCCATGATGAATCACGCCATCTGTCTGGATAATATTGTGCAAAATCATGAGTTCAGCTTGTGTAAGCGGTTCTGCCTGACACCAACAGAACTCTTTCTAAATTCTGCAAGATTTTTCAGAGCTTACATTAACGACGACCCAACACTGAAACGagtttaaaactgaaaagcttgaAATGTAAGACGGTTAAATTACTGTAAGGCAAAGAGCTGGCGGGggaagaagttaaaaaaaaaaaaaaaaggctctttGTGTGATGAACTAATTAGGATGAGGTTTCTGTTCAGAACCTGTATAACAGTTTCTATTCACTACTTACGAAGCTGTGATGAGTTCGAGAGGCGTTGAAAAGCTCTGTTAGATAACAGCAGGCGAAACAAAGGTATATAAAAACGGCAAGGATTGGCACGCTGCGCAGGAAGGCAGCGATTCCTTCTGAACTCTTTAACCGATAAAGTACAGACTTTCAGAATCTGCACGTGCAGTTTTAGACAGCTGACTTTAGCACGTTTGTCCTTGTTCAGATCAGTGTTCTCAGATCTACTTTCATCGTAGACGTCAGCTCAAGACAGCATGAAGCTCATCTAACGCGTAATCATTGGTTACAGCATAAAGGATGAGAAAGCACAGCTTTGAGTCTCGAAAAAAGGAAGTACTATTCAGTAGAGGTTAACATCAGAAGCAGCTTAACGTTGCATGGACTGGATGCAGGAAATGATGCATCTCCATGTTTGCTCAAAGGGTGCAACAGTTACAATACTAAatatagatttctttttttgttctttttacattttttttaatgtatgaaTGATTTTAACTTTTTGTGAAGATGTGATATGATATGAATTCGGATTAGATTTGCAGTCccagacttacacacacacacagacatttctACTGCCATGAATGCCTGTCATGTGGATTGATACGAGACAGATCTGGGCGACCGAGCCACCCGCTTACTAAGATGATGGCAGACTGGGATTCCAATCAGGTCCTGGCAGATACGCGGATTTTTAATCAGAATCATGATATTTAATGCATCAGTGCATGTTCAAGGTTTTTCTTCAATCAacattttgcttatttgttaATGCATTGGGCTTGTGTTTCACCTATTGAAGTTGGCACCTCATTACATGCAAGACCCTTACCCTTCgtaatttgtgatttgtttCGGACTACTGAAGAAATGCTACGGGACAACAGAGTGTTAGAATCTTGCAGAATCAGACGCGGCGACCTCCGCCTGAAGCTGCCTGGCTTGGCTCAGCTGTTTTGTACTTCAGTCTGAAAGGAGCATTACAGGTCATCGTCCCCGATGCCCTCGAAGGCATAGTTTCCGTGAAAATCGCTGCCGCTGAGATCGTTAGCCGAGTTTGATGCGCTGATCCCACGTAGGGAGACTGAGCTCAGCTTGGTCTGAACATCAAATatgtaagaaaaacaaacacacagaatcTATGAGTTTACCACTTGATCACTATTTCCaagctatatataaaaaaaaaaaaaaggtgaaagcTGAACTTACCGAAAGCTTGACTACTTGTTCGCGATTTGCATCTGGAGAATCCTGGTAATTAAAATGAAGCATTAGATCAACCTGGTTTCGTTTCGAGGCGATTCAAAAAAGCTTGCTGTAATTAATAAGCTCTCACCAGTAATGGAGGAGATTTCACAGCTTGCTGGCTGTTGGATCGATGGATGGATCCGTTTAGACGCTTCTTCTGCATCTGAGGAAAACACGACACGTTTGGAGACCACAATTCCCTCTACCACCATGGATCATGATAAAGCATAACCTCTACTGACTAGAGAGCAATGCTACACTGTACTTTGCAAAAATCAATGACATTTCTAGTCCCTGCTAGTGTGAGCTAGTGTGCAAAACAGGAAAGATCAACAATAAACGAGTGCAATAAACACAATTATATACACGAGTTGAATAAACCCTCGAGTTAAGATATCCACTAGAGATTGTAAGCGTACACATTTATGCACAAACACCACATGCACTAAAAATCTAAAGCAGAAGGATTTCATAAGAGTTGGCAGACAGGCAAAGAGTTACATAACAGCAAATAGAGAAACTGACTTTCTTAATGCTTCCTCCAGACTTCTTCACCATCAGTTCATCCACCATGGACTGGAGACAGATGCTCATCATGATCGCCTAAAAACATGAACCGTATGAgatctacatacacacacatatatatatatacacatatatatatatacatatatatatatatatatatataaaaaaataatataagagagagatggatagacacacacacacagtgctacTGAATGGTATTCTTAAACATGGCACTGCGTGGCTGTGATTATAGGTACAAAGGGGTAGTATAAGGCAAGTGTAGTATAAGGTACTGCACAGAAAATTCTAAACTTCTAAAAACTTAGTGGATTTCTTGTATGTCCAGAATATCTCTAACAGCTGATTACCAAGTAGTGGCATCACAGAGTGATGTAAGGTGCTGGTATAAATAGGGGAAGTAACCGCCAAATGTTGACGTATGCAACCACGATGGGGCTTTGGAAAATAACCTGTTCCTCAATCGGGTTGTATGGAAGTACAGGGTTCTTTTTTTCAAGGCCAAACTGGTAAAAATGCTATACAGATACTCCAACGTATGAACAGCTTCCATCCCAAAGGCTCGTTTGTAAGTCCAAGTTGTTTACAAGTCCAAGTTGTTTACAAGTCCAAGGTACTGGCATACTAACACAATTAGCTAAAACACCGTATGTTCCATCTTGTCCTTGTCCTTTAAAATCGTACTGTTAAATGAACAAGTCATTTTAAAGGAGCAAGCAATGTCT harbors:
- the znf513a gene encoding zinc finger protein 513a, yielding MPRRKQQNPQPVKLDSEDGVSINPATTLTFESDFLLGQDLDFTDADHSKILGLEKFSANINLPSFQLGDEESSSFSHLSMESDTHDLRTAENDQEGGRPQPAFPLYVSCRGCGQLLDEDEHLCLRCAKRDGPSRSVHVGTQSAFKGAEGEGSGSENGQQKLNACPLCGFSSRYTNHVKRHMKTHNGEKPYRCSLCSYASAQLVNLQRHLRIHTGEKPYKCEHCTFACSSLGNLKRHQRMHAVASPAQNAHQSIHVAVNPGPNTHPSMHTVTNTAQNTQRMMSGLSLRGPVGCPSLKEDAPRASREVLQASEIKGNLSISNDSGFLKAFSRLKSEQQSCTRAQPGVLPPLLFPFTCRLCGLVLDGEDGSSAQICAKCTLEMLTKDAAGSANERGHRGDRVYTCAACPFLTHYPNHLARHMKTHSGEKPYKCPQCPYASAHFDNLKRHHRVHTGEKPYKCHLCDYACGNLANLKRHQRVHSGAKPFQCTVCSYSCNQSMNLKRHMLRHTGEKPHKCHACTYTTGHWDNYKRHQKKHVAGTEEWDKVPLPANEDEAEIDDDEEEEV